caattttttaaattctcatATCTTGCTGTACAGTATTGACACAGCAGTATAAAATATGGATATTGTAATGTATCACTATAGCAGCAGCAAACATCGGTATTAAGATTCATTGTCGTGTGCGCCCGTGCGTGTGCAGCAGTGGACTGTGGGTCATCTGCGAGTATTTAACCCATGAATAACCTTAATGGCGAACTGAAAAATGACCACAATGTGTTCCGAAAGCCCGTCTCATACCACAAAGCAGAtgttctgtctgtgtgtgtggtagGAAATGAAAGCTGTGTATCCATGGCAACAGATGCTGCTGATCCCGCTGGACGGAGGACCGCTGCGCCATCATGCTTGCGCGCTTCTGTGCGGCTGCCATAAAAAACCCAATAAAAGCACACGTTTTATTGGGGTCCACTGTGTTGACGCCATTCTCGTTTCCACCACATCAAAACATTTCGGATCAGAAGGAAAACCCAAAGTGACTGAATCCAGTTGGAGGAAGGAAAATATTCCTCCGACCACAATTTGGAATTCATGTCATCGCATCAGGATAAACTTCGTTGTCCCCTCGTGAAGCGGTTGCAACCaccatacatacatgcatgcatgcatgcatgagcgctgagcatttattcaagatCGATGATAGcctagtttgtgtgtgtgttagtgtgtttgtttctgtgtgttgaaGCCGACGATGGTGTCCTTGCTAATCTTTAATCTGTACTGTCGAGTGTTGGGAGTGCATTAGTCAACTACTCCTTTAAGCCATCCCTTAATGCCTCACGCATCAAGTGATGTCACCCATGTCATTCCGGAGTGTGCGCGCCTGTGCGTGTTGAGTTCACTTTATATTTTCGTGTTTACAGGAGTCGTCATGGCGACCAACACCACTGAGCTGACCGCCGTCCTGAACGGGACCGCCCCACTTAGTGATCAGGATGGTCCTACTGATGTTAGCCATGCGGTCACCATGGGAACCGGCCCCGGCGGTTCCGTCAACACTGTGACGCCCAGGGCGGGCCGCGTGCCTCGGGACGGGGGCGAGGAGCAGGAGCTGAGCAGCGGCATGTTTGGCGAAGCGGCGGTGCCCGAAGTGGGCGGCACGCTCTCGCCATCTGAGATCAGCCCCGATTCGGTGGAAGCGGAGCTGCTGTTGCCTGGCAACCGTCTGCCAGCCGATGTCACGGACGAGGAGCCTGTGCCGCGTAGCGACCCGCCGTGGATCCACGCCAAGGACACGGCCGTGTTCGACCTGGACCGACCGTCCGCCGCCGTCCCGCCGCCGCCCGCCACCGCCCAACTCGACGTCCTCCACGTGGACTTTTTCGATCCCGCCTCCCGTGGACGCAACATGGACTTGGGTCCGCGTCCCACCTCGTCGTTGGCCCACGAGCTCCAGGGCGGCGACTCGACATCCTGGGCCATGCCGGACAGCTACGACTACTTGACCCCGTATGAGGACGGGGTGTCTCCCACCAGCGACAAGTACCCCGACAGCACCACCGACGACGGTGGCTCTCCAGCTCGCCCCAGACCGGCGGGTCCCGCCTCCTTTCTGCCAAACGGGCCCCGGCGCGCCCCCCCGGCCGCCTCCCCGGTGGACGGCTCTGACGGAATGGGCGGCTGTCGCCCCGGCTATCAGATGATCAACGCCACTTGTCGCTCCCCTTGCGACTTTGACCCCAACTTCTGCTACAATGGAGGGCAGTGTTACCTGCTGGAAGACTCCGGGACATTCTGCAggtaacacacacacctgaCATCATCCgtgtaacatactgtacatgtgacaTCATACATGTGACTCTATATTTGTCACATACGCTGTACAGTGAATGAGGAATGGGAATTAATAATCCCAATAATTCCATCCCTAGGAATCGTTCATTTGTGTGCCTGATGAGACCGCTTATCGAGTCCTCTGACATCGCAATTGATTGATGACATCACACGCAAGAATTATATTTGAGTTTTGAACGTTTCCAACATGGCGTCAAGGCAGAAGCGCTCTAAAGTTTTTACCTTGCAACACTTGCAAAGCTTTAATTTCAACAAAGGAACTTGCGGAACTACAGCGATATAACGATATATATCGTGGACTAATATACAGTCTAAACATCTACGTGCGATATAACCCTCTATCGTATCAATAATCAATGAGAGAATCGATAAGGAATCGACTCAAAACACCAGTATAGCTAATCGAATCGGAATTGCTGAATTCTTATCAATTCAGTCATCTTTCGCCCCACCGATGACATAATATCACAGATTGTTAagccatttttatgtttttacagtataaagGCAAGTCCAAAAATTTAGATTgacttcagtgtagtaccatgttatgccacaacatgccgggcagcactgaggtctactggaagaagTGCAGtttaattaagagcaagaagaagaggcaaaaAAGACGCGGATTCCACAGTGCAGAGGCAATATACAGAATGCCCGTTagttttgttgtatgctctgttcgtatgtgttgctgctccgtgggTGTTAAAGTAGTCGTTGTATAACATCTATGCTAGTTTCAgctagcccatctatggcatctCACATTAGCAATAAGATAGCTGACTTTttgttggacaaaaaaaatatggtttAGTTGAACATTTCTTTGGTTTAAATAtatcaaccccaattccaatgaagttgggacgttgtgtaaaatgtaaattaagaaCAGAATACGTCTACATCTGTctttgtcccagctttttgggaacgtgttgcaggaatcgaattcaaaatgagtgaataattgtaaacaaaaataaaaataaggttcatgagtttgaacattaaataaattgtctttctagtgtatgcaattgaatatagggtgaaaggatttgcaaatcattttagaaTTGGAATTAGGATTCGTACAATGTTGGACTCCTGcacgggtgggtctggaacttATCCCCCTCGACATAACATAAACATGACATcaaatacattaaacatttaCGTCACACATTTAAGATAAATAACATACAAGCTGTACATACGCCTGACCTCATGTCAAATGCTTTAAATATATGCAACATGGTCCATGTGCCATCGTAAATGTACCACACAGATGATACCATACATCTGCCATCATACACATGGCACAGTATATGTACCATCAAGCATTTTTGATGCATGTGTTATCTATAGTATGCGTGTGTCTGTAAACACACTTGATTCATTCACACAAGAGACGTCAAAGGGAGACATTTCACTTTAGAAAGAGAAAGACGAGGAAGAAAACGTCAACAGATGAGAAACACTCAGAGGTGGAGCACAAACTCAATGAGTCATAACTTTTCAACACTGCcagcgcgcgcgtgtgcgtactatgcgtgcgtgtgtgtgtgtgtgtcgtgcaGCTTGATGTAATTAAGTTTGCATGGAGTGTGTATCCATTTTACATTTCACAGAAACACAGTCGCAATAATAAAACCATCTGCACGGAcatgcacacgcgcgcacagttactgcctgtgtttgtgtgtcagggTTCACTTCCAGTCAATGAGTTCATAGGTCAAAGACACAGGAGAGTTGCGACTGCCAGCAAGGTTGCAACAAAAGCCCCACACACTCATACGGACTGACACACACAACACTTTGTTTTTGCCAAAGATTTCTGACGCGTTTCACtgatgacacacacgcacacacaaagttcTGCAGGGTGTGTTTGAtttcataccaaaaaaaaataatgggggggggggggacacacatgAGGGGTCGGGGTGGGGCAGGGTGGGGGCAGCAGCGAGATGGCTCGAGGGGCGGAGATGAAGTGGAAGAAAAATGtcataagtattttttttcagtatgtgATGGAATGAGAAAGATTCTGCTGCTCAGGCTGAGTTGCCATGACAACCAGCACATCCCACACCCCCCCCCTCCTCACTCTCTACTTtgcaacaccccccccccccattctctTACATAAACCTCCTTTGTCAGCGACTCTGCGTTCACTCTCATTGACATGTATGACCACGCACTTAAGCGTGTCGTCATGGTAGCCAACTCAGCGACCATGCAACGTGCTTTAACAGGTCGTCGTGGTAACGCTCACTGTCGATGTAACGTGACATGTCAGTGTAACATGAAACATGTTATGGTAACGCACAATCACAGTATGcatgttgtcatggtaacacaaTCAACATCAACACAATAGCCATGCCATCAACACACTTGTAACACATTAAGATGAGGTTATAGTGACATGCTTAATGTCAATGTAACCCACTCAACGTCAATGTAACACACAAAACATTGCCATGGTAACACACCATGATGACACTAAACGTCAGCGTAACACATTGCCGTCACGGTGACACAGTGGAGGTGAGGCTAAGTGTTAATGGCTATTCAACCTCTCCTTCAGGTGCAACGTTCAAGACTACATCTGGCACAAAGGCGCCCGCTGTGAGGCGGTGGTGACGGAGTTCCAGGTCATGTGTCTGGCGGTGGGCGTGTCGGCCGTCGTGGTCCTGCTGCTCTTCATGATGGTGGTCTGCTTCGCCAAGAAGCTCCACGTACTCAAGACAGAGAATAAGAAGCTGCGCAGACGCAGGTGAGGCAGCCATCTTAACGTCAAATAAACCCAGAACACTCGGGAATCCTTACTATTAGGGACACTCGAATGTTGAAAATCCGTCAGTAATTCACGTCCCCCTCAAAATAAGTAACCCGCTGCGAACGGAAGTGGGCCAACTCCATTTTGCAGAACAGTGATTTTAAGTTTCATGCCTGCCGCCCAATGGCTGACACTAAATGTTTGGTTTAATAGTGGTCTAAGTCAAATCtataaatatttcatgaaagatgaCACATAACATTCACTTATACTAGATGCACTTGCACCATAATGCAATATTGGGCTCCCCTCTATATGTAAAAAATGGAACTAAACCTTGAAATAGAACACTATTCACCTAAACGAGATCCTTACCCCACTCATTTCAGCACTTAActtaaaaatgatcaaatggAGTTCGTCCACTCCTCACTTTCAACACTAAATATACCCCGAACTATGATCCCGAAACACTTTAGTATCGTTTCAAACTTGTCTTAAaacattatccttaaaaataacagtaaatgGCTTAcaatctggggaaaaaaatgtgcaaggACGCTGACGTGTATGTCGTCGTTTCGGAACCCGATGACGCCTTTGCTATTGGCTAGCGCGTTAGCGGCATCTTGTGGCAAACAAATACCGTGGGTAAGTGGGGTTTTCAGCGAATCACTAAGACtagtaaaagtagaagtaatCATTCAATTCCTgtagtacagactctgaaatatACTTAAGtaccaaagaaaaacaaatttctaCTGTCGCTTTtatacaatacccattttgataaattggcaccacaacaacaaaaaaatgtctgcatacaaaataatttctcttttttatgAACTTACATAGTGCCTATTCTaagacggggggaaaaaaatcacttaacaTGTTGCACTTAATTGTTTCAGCGCTAGCTAGCATTAGCTTGACTTTCATGCTATTAAATTGTGTGGATACAGCTTTACTAATTTTGTGAACTCTAACATAAAATGCTACAGTGTAgggattaaaagtaaaaaatcatCAGAGAAATAATTACTGATGTAAAGTATAGACAGgctacctgaaaaatctacttaagtacagtaacaaagtatgtgtacttggttacttctcACCACTGCAAGTTCACTACATGCAGTTTAACGTCGTTGCCAAAGAATAACACGGAAGAAGCCCACGAGGCGTCCATCTTGATGCATGCTGTGTTTACTATAAGAATAGGATGACGTCCAGGTGCTAAAATGGCGTCTACTTCTCCTAATTCACATTGGCGAGATGTGAGAGGAAGATGGCgagatgaggaagaggatggATGGGGGAGGAGGTGGACTGAATGTAAAATGCAGTGAGGTGACAGTGAgattggggagggggggcggaCGCTTCTTTGCAGGCGGGGGTGGATATTTGGCCAAGTGTTTTAACAGCCATCTCCATGGCGACCAGGCGGAAGCTCACTGGAATCGAACATGCAAATGTGCAGCGACGAAGCGCTCGGTCGGCGACGCCAGCTCCCACGCTAGGGGGGATATTTTTAGACCACTGGGTGGGGGGGTCATAGCAATGGGAGGGATAGCATGATGAAGATGCTGctactgatgatgatgaaggcCAAAATGGCGAGGAGACGCCGTTAGCCTGGAGACGTTTGACAAAGAGAAACGATGATGTCATGGCTTCGCCACATCCAGCAGAAAGTAGGGCAGTCGGAGagtggggagggaggggggtggggggatgaCCTACATGCAGCTGTGCAActtgagggagggagggggcgaTGCAGGGGGGATGGAGAGACGACAACCTCATCAAGTGTCGGAAGAAGACGAGGAGGAaggggaagaagaagatggaggGGTTTGGGGAAGGAAGTAGGAAATGAGGAGGAAGTAAGATGGACCCATGAAGGAAGTGAGAAGGCAGTACGAAGTAGGAAGCAGAATAAGTCAGAAGGAAgcggaaaagaagaagaaagggaaAAGGAAGTGAGGAGGAGGTCACTGATtgcacctgactttggtgcgggcagcgtgggatcagttcccactcagtgacggtgtgaatgtgagtgcgaatggttgtccgtgtctgtatgtgccctgcgactgactggatggatggaagtgagaAGGAAACAAAAGGGAAAGGAGAAGTAATGAAGGAAGAAGGGAGTGAGAAGAAAACAGGGAGGAAGGGCAAAAGAAGGCAGTAAAGAAGGAGAGAAGTGAGGAGTAAGTAAGCATGAAATAAGAAGCAAGCAAGCAGAAAGGAAGGAGAAAGTGAGAAGGAAATGGGAAGTAAGgaagagggaggaaggaagCAGGTGGCAAAAAGTGAGAAATAAGCCACCTGAAAGTGAGGCAGAAGTAAGAAGGAAATGAATAATTAAGCAGGAAGCGAGAAGTAAGAAAGGGCGTATGAAGTGAGAAATGAATCGGAAGTAAGGACGACAATAAGAAAgtgaaagaaggaaggaagcaagAATGGCACGAAAAGGAAATAAGAAAGCGGTGAGGAGGCGGTAAGAAGTAAGGGAGCAGGAAATGAGAAGTGAGGAGGAAGTAGGCAGAAAAGATGATGATCGTGAGCAACAAATAAGAAGGAAGTGAGAAGGTGGTAACTCTGCTATCGTTCTTTCAAAAGCGAGCTTCAACAGCCGCGCTCGGTTGCGCATTCAGCAATGCTCTCAGCATTTCTACTGTACACGTTTTCCCACGATAATAGCATTCACAACACTTTACGCTCGCACTTGATCTCTGCTGAGCGATGTGTTGATCACAAACGCGTCACTGTGTTAGCAGCTAGCCAGCTAAGCTAAGATAGCGAGCTCGGAGGCAAGCTTCAACGTGCACGGCGAGGCCAGTCACACGCATCCATGTCGATAATTTCTCGCCGccttctcatctgccatccaccGGACAGGACGACGTTTTTAATCAATAAAAGtgcttgaaaaacaaacatatacTGTGGTGTCTCGCTCCAATCACGAACTGAAAAATTAAGCCGCCATATACAGTCTGCCATGGGTAAAGCCAATGCGTTATTTACTAGTAttgatacaatcgattgattaccttttaaaacgatTTAAAGCGATATATTTTCATCCAGAAGGCTGATCTAGTGGGATCGTAGTTTAAATAAATCGATACAT
The genomic region above belongs to Phyllopteryx taeniolatus isolate TA_2022b chromosome 6, UOR_Ptae_1.2, whole genome shotgun sequence and contains:
- the cspg5a gene encoding chondroitin sulfate proteoglycan 5 isoform X6 yields the protein MLPSEEDSSSSSSSISSSFSSSHARSCAVDCACTPSMETSSCTGSCRRRGTRMARALPLLLLLHFISVHGVVMATNTTELTAVLNGTAPLSDQDGPTDVSHAVTMGTGPGGSVNTVTPRAGRVPRDGGEEQELSSGMFGEAAVPEVGGTLSPSEISPDSVEAELLLPGNRLPADVTDEEPVPRSDPPWIHAKDTAVFDLDRPSAAVPPPPATAQLDVLHVDFFDPASRGRNMDLGPRPTSSLAHELQGGDSTSWAMPDSYDYLTPYEDGVSPTSDKYPDSTTDDGGSPARPRPAGPASFLPNGPRRAPPAASPVDGSDGMGGCRPGYQMINATCRSPCDFDPNFCYNGGQCYLLEDSGTFCRCNVQDYIWHKGARCEAVVTEFQVMCLAVGVSAVVVLLLFMMVVCFAKKLHVLKTENKKLRRRSKYRPTSEAHNDNFSLSTIAEGSHPNKTMSRYTWECKTKEESDCEFHADGRKEGSYPVTMEVTYPHVLPEVTI
- the cspg5a gene encoding chondroitin sulfate proteoglycan 5 isoform X1, giving the protein MLPSEEDSSSSSSSISSSFSSSHARSCAVDCACTPSMETSSCTGSCRRRGTRMARALPLLLLLHFISVHGVVMATNTTELTAVLNGTAPLSDQDGPTDVSHAVTMGTGPGGSVNTVTPRAGRVPRDGGEEQELSSGMFGEAAVPEVGGTLSPSEISPDSVEAELLLPGNRLPADVTDEEPVPRSDPPWIHAKDTAVFDLDRPSAAVPPPPATAQLDVLHVDFFDPASRGRNMDLGPRPTSSLAHELQGGDSTSWAMPDSYDYLTPYEDGVSPTSDKYPDSTTDDGGSPARPRPAGPASFLPNGPRRAPPAASPVDGSDGMGGCRPGYQMINATCRSPCDFDPNFCYNGGQCYLLEDSGTFCRCNVQDYIWHKGARCEAVVTEFQVMCLAVGVSAVVVLLLFMMVVCFAKKLHVLKTENKKLRRRSKYRPTSEAHNDNFSLSTIAEGSHPNVRKLCDTPPNAPHARALAYYDNIICQKTMSRYTWECKTKEESDCEDDPNSQNKLEEPLKAPAKEDDALNIHNALTPKHDNHKLLGDDDSEVNSLQNNMM
- the cspg5a gene encoding chondroitin sulfate proteoglycan 5 isoform X2; translation: MLPSEEDSSSSSSSISSSFSSSHARSCAVDCACTPSMETSSCTGSCRRRGTRMARALPLLLLLHFISVHGVVMATNTTELTAVLNGTAPLSDQDGPTDVSHAVTMGTGPGGSVNTVTPRAGRVPRDGGEEQELSSGMFGEAAVPEVGGTLSPSEISPDSVEAELLLPGNRLPADVTDEEPVPRSDPPWIHAKDTAVFDLDRPSAAVPPPPATAQLDVLHVDFFDPASRGRNMDLGPRPTSSLAHELQGGDSTSWAMPDSYDYLTPYEDGVSPTSDKYPDSTTDDGGSPARPRPAGPASFLPNGPRRAPPAASPVDGSDGMGGCRPGYQMINATCRSPCDFDPNFCYNGGQCYLLEDSGTFCRCNVQDYIWHKGARCEAVVTEFQVMCLAVGVSAVVVLLLFMMVVCFAKKLHVLKTENKKLRRRSKYRPTSEAHNDNFSLSTIAEGSHPNVRKLCDTPPNAPHARALAYYDNIICQDDPNSQNKLEEPLKAPAKEDDALNIHNALTPKHDNHKLLGDDDSEVNSLQNNMM
- the cspg5a gene encoding chondroitin sulfate proteoglycan 5 isoform X3, yielding MLPSEEDSSSSSSSISSSFSSSHARSCAVDCACTPSMETSSCTGSCRRRGTRMARALPLLLLLHFISVHGVVMATNTTELTAVLNGTAPLSDQDGPTDVSHAVTMGTGPGGSVNTVTPRAGRVPRDGGEEQELSSGMFGEAAVPEVGGTLSPSEISPDSVEAELLLPGNRLPADVTDEEPVPRSDPPWIHAKDTAVFDLDRPSAAVPPPPATAQLDVLHVDFFDPASRGRNMDLGPRPTSSLAHELQGGDSTSWAMPDSYDYLTPYEDGVSPTSDKYPDSTTDDGGSPARPRPAGPASFLPNGPRRAPPAASPVDGSDGMGGCRPGYQMINATCRSPCDFDPNFCYNGGQCYLLEDSGTFCRCNVQDYIWHKGARCEAVVTEFQVMCLAVGVSAVVVLLLFMMVVCFAKKLHVLKTENKKLRRRSKYRPTSEAHNDNFSLSTIAEGSHPNKTMSRYTWECKTKEESDCEDDPNSQNKLEEPLKAPAKEDDALNIHNALTPKHDNHKLLGDDDSEVNSLQNNMM
- the cspg5a gene encoding chondroitin sulfate proteoglycan 5 isoform X4 encodes the protein MLPSEEDSSSSSSSISSSFSSSHARSCAVDCACTPSMETSSCTGSCRRRGTRMARALPLLLLLHFISVHGVVMATNTTELTAVLNGTAPLSDQDGPTDVSHAVTMGTGPGGSVNTVTPRAGRVPRDGGEEQELSSGMFGEAAVPEVGGTLSPSEISPDSVEAELLLPGNRLPADVTDEEPVPRSDPPWIHAKDTAVFDLDRPSAAVPPPPATAQLDVLHVDFFDPASRGRNMDLGPRPTSSLAHELQGGDSTSWAMPDSYDYLTPYEDGVSPTSDKYPDSTTDDGGSPARPRPAGPASFLPNGPRRAPPAASPVDGSDGMGGCRPGYQMINATCRSPCDFDPNFCYNGGQCYLLEDSGTFCRCNVQDYIWHKGARCEAVVTEFQVMCLAVGVSAVVVLLLFMMVVCFAKKLHVLKTENKKLRRRSKYRPTSEAHNDNFSLSTIAEGSHPNVRKLCDTPPNAPHARALAYYDNIICQKTMSRYTWECKTKEESDCEFHADGRKEGSYPVTMEVTYPHVLPEVTI
- the cspg5a gene encoding chondroitin sulfate proteoglycan 5 isoform X5, coding for MLPSEEDSSSSSSSISSSFSSSHARSCAVDCACTPSMETSSCTGSCRRRGTRMARALPLLLLLHFISVHGVVMATNTTELTAVLNGTAPLSDQDGPTDVSHAVTMGTGPGGSVNTVTPRAGRVPRDGGEEQELSSGMFGEAAVPEVGGTLSPSEISPDSVEAELLLPGNRLPADVTDEEPVPRSDPPWIHAKDTAVFDLDRPSAAVPPPPATAQLDVLHVDFFDPASRGRNMDLGPRPTSSLAHELQGGDSTSWAMPDSYDYLTPYEDGVSPTSDKYPDSTTDDGGSPARPRPAGPASFLPNGPRRAPPAASPVDGSDGMGGCRPGYQMINATCRSPCDFDPNFCYNGGQCYLLEDSGTFCRCNVQDYIWHKGARCEAVVTEFQVMCLAVGVSAVVVLLLFMMVVCFAKKLHVLKTENKKLRRRSKYRPTSEAHNDNFSLSTIAEGSHPNDDPNSQNKLEEPLKAPAKEDDALNIHNALTPKHDNHKLLGDDDSEVNSLQNNMM